A genomic stretch from Doryrhamphus excisus isolate RoL2022-K1 chromosome 23, RoL_Dexc_1.0, whole genome shotgun sequence includes:
- the si:ch73-233f7.1 gene encoding protocadherin-10 has protein sequence MDQRLSRGSWVPVTGLVVSLLLCACVVDLVLAQIRYSIPEELEHGAFVGNIAEDLGLDVAKLSARRFRIVSGAKKQYLEVNLENGILFVNEKIDREELCERSPSCFLHLQVVIENPLELYRVEVEILDVNDNSPSFPWSEFNIDITESAAPGSCFPLESAQDLDVGTNSLRSYQLSANEHFILNIQTRNDGSKFAELVLDTPLDRERQKKHEMVLTAFDGGSPERSGTALITVTVLDANDNVPVFDRSVYRASLVENAPRGTLVLKLNATDLDEGSNGEVTYAFSGHAPLKVRELFSVDPYTGEIRVKGVVDYEKASVYELYVQARDRGPSAVAVHSKVLVDIVDVNDNTPEVILTSVSTPVLEDAPPGTVIAVISVMDQDSGENGNVDCQIPNNVPFQLHSSFKNYYTLVTSEVLDRETVSEYNITLTARDLGSPSLSTRKTIVVQVSDMNDNPPRFSQPSYTVYVTENNAPGASICTVTAFDPDSNQNSYLSYSILEGQIQGMPVSTYVSINSDNGNIYALRSFDYEQLRNFHILVQAQDAGFPPLASNVTVNVFVLDQNDNAPVIVSPLPKNGTVATEVVPRSVDAGYLVIKVTALDADAGQNSRLSYQVMQATDPGLFSVALYTGEIRTIRRLVDKDAYRHRLVILVKDNGQPPLSATVSVVLTVVDSVPESLSDYGDLTLSPQPPSNLALYLIVSLSTISFIFLVAIIVLAGVKCYKDRETLSGYNLPPFACCCCGGFQPDPPAEVFKKSNLNLQISSSANKVPTNCMEVNGSSSMAAPYCYKVCLTPESAKSDFMFLKPCSPSGTPRNNEAKNAEHSWGASVNNGATTPNELKQPNTDWTLTKNHNSSIKSYNSINMDGTLMRKAMHADPENYVTSMAPGQYWTWGTHMRGPKGEYKMSPQSSGVPSRPWTPRCTPPPQQQQPSNPAHPHPHPPPDYHHNVYIPGTPSGFCTLRPAVQRSDLDVHNSFSTFGKKRRLQMSPQGEAAMINNDLYND, from the exons ATGGATCAGAGGCTCTCCAGAGGAAGCTGGGTGCCAGTGACAGGGCTCGTCGTTTCCCTGCTTCTGTGTGCCTGCGTGGTGGACTTGGTGCTTGCGCAAATCCGCTACTCCATCCCAGAGGAGCTGGAGCACGGAGCCTTCGTGGGCAACATCGCGGAGGACCTGGGCTTGGATGTGGCTAAACTGTCCGCGCGTCGCTTCCGAATCGTATCCGGAGCCAAGAAGCAGTATTTAGAAGTGAATTTAGAGAACGGGATTTTGTTTGTGAATGAGAAAATAGACAGAGAGGAGCTTTGTGAGCGCAGCCCCAGCTGTTTCTTACACCTGCAAGTCGTCATTGAAAACCCTTTGGAGCTCTACAGAGTGGAAGTGGAGATCTTAGACGTGAACGACAACTCCCCGAGCTTCCCGTGGAGCGAATTTAACATCGATATCACGGAATCGGCTGCGCCGGGCTCCTGTTTCCCGTTGGAGAGCGCGCAGGACTTGGATGTGGGCACGAACTCTCTGCGCTCCTACCAGCTGAGCGCAAACGAGCACTTTATTCTGAACATCCAGACGCGCAACGACGGGAGCAAGTTTGCGGAACTGGTGCTGGACACCCCTTTGGATCGGGAGCgtcaaaaaaaacacgaaaTGGTTTTAACCGCTTTCGACGGCGGATCACCCGAACGCTCCGGAACCGCATTGATCACTGTCACGGTGCTAGACGCGAACGACAATGTCCCCGTGTTCGATCGCTCCGTGTACCGGGCCAGCTTAGTGGAAAACGCACCCAGGGGGACCCTGGTGCTGAAGCTGAACGCCACAGACTTGGACGAGGGCTCAAACGGGGAGGTGACGTACGCTTTTAGCGGACACGCGCCTCTCAAAGTGCGGGAGCTCTTCAGCGTGGATCCGTACACCGGCGAGATCCGCGTTAAAGGCGTCGTGGACTACGAGAAAGCCAGCGTGTATGAACTGTACGTGCAGGCGAGGGACAGGGGACCCTCTGCGGTGGCAGTGCACAGCAAAGTGCTAGTGGACATCGTGGACGTGAATGACAACACGCCGGAAGTCATTCTCACGTCCGTGTCCACCCCTGTATTGGAGGACGCGCCGCCCGGCACAGTTATAGCTGTCATCAGCGTCATGGATCAGGACTCTGGTGAGAACGGGAACGTGGACTGTCAAATCCCGAACAACGTCCCCTTCCAGCTCCACTCCTCTTTTAAAAACTACTACACTTTGGTCACGAGCGAGGTTCTGGACAGGGAGACGGTTTCGGAGTACAACATCACTCTCACGGCTCGGGATCTGGGCTCGCCGTCGCTGTCCACGAGAAAAACCATCGTGGTTCAAGTGTCAGACATGAACGACAACCCCCCACGGTTCTCGCAGCCTTCCTACACCGTCTACGTGACTGAGAATAACGCCCCCGGCGCTTCTATTTGCACCGTGACTGCCTTTGACCCCGATTCCAACCAGAACTCCTATCTGTCTTATTCCATTCTCGAGGGTCAAATCCAGGGAATGCCGGTGTCCACGTACGTGTCGATTAACTCGGACAACGGTAATATTTACGCTTTGCGTTCCTTCGATTATGAGCAACTTCGAAACTTCCACATTTTAGTCCAAGCTCAGGACGCAGGTTTCCCGCCACTGGCCAGCAACGTGACTGTGAATGTTTTCGTTTTGGACCAGAACGACAACGCGCCGGTTATTGTGTCGCCGTTACCGAAAAACGGCACCGTAGCCACGGAGGTCGTCCCCCGTTCCGTGGATGCGGGTTATCTTGTCATTAAGGTCACGGCGTTGGATGCGGACGCGGGGCAAAACTCGCGGTTGTCGTATCAAGTGATGCAGGCCACGGACCCGGGACTGTTCAGCGTGGCGTTGTACACGGGTGAAATCCGGACCATTCGAAGGCTCGTGGACAAAGACGCATACAGACATAGACTGGTTATACTGGTCAAGGACAACGGGCAGCCCCCACTCTCCGCTACAGTCTCTGTAGTCCTTACTGTTGTGGACAGCGTCCCGGAGTCCTTATCCGACTACGGGGACCTCACACTGAGCCCACAGCCCCCTTCGAACCTGGCCCTGTACCTAATCGTGTCACTCAGTACTATATCTTTCATATTCCTGGTGGCTATTATAGTCCTAGCCGGGGTCAAGTGCTACAAAGACCGGGAGACTCTAAGCGGGTACAATCTGCCCCCCTTTGCTTGCTGCTGCTGCGGGGGCTTCCAACCGGATCCCCCCGCTGAGGTGTTCAAAAAATCCAACCTCAACTTGCAGATCTCCTCCTCCGCTAACAAAGTCCCCACTAACTGCATGGAAGTGAACGGGAGCAGCAGCATGGCCGCCCCTTATTGTTACAAAGTGTGCTTGACACCCGAATCGGCGAAAAGTGACTTCATGTTTCTGAAGCCGTGCAGCCCGAGCGGAACGCCGCGCAACAACGAAGCCAAAAACGCCGAGCACTCTTGGGGGGCGTCTGTGAACAACGGAGCGACCACCCCgaatgag CTGAAGCAGCCAAACACAGACTGGACGCTGACAAAGAATCACAATTCCTCCATTAAAAG TTACAACTCCATCAACATGGATGGGACGCTAATGCGCAAGGCTATGCATGCAGACCCCGAAAACTATGTCACATCTATGGCACCTGGGCAGTACTGGACCTGGGGTACTCATATGAGAGGTCCGAAAG GAGAATATAAGATGTCCCCACAAAGCAGTGGTGTCCCTTCCCGGCCCTGGACTCCTCGGTGCACACCTCCGCCCCAGCAACAGCAACCATCGAACCCCGCCCACCCTCACCCGCACCCGCCGCCCGACTACCACCACAACGTCTACATTCCCGGGACGCCGTCTGGCTTTTGCACTCTGAGACCCGCAGTTCAGCGCAGCGACTTGGACGTCCACAATTCCTTCTCCACCTTCGGGAAGAAGCGACGCCTACAGATGTCCCCCCAGGGGGAGGCTGCCATGATCAATAACGATCTGTACAATGACTGA